Proteins encoded in a region of the Fibrobacter sp. UWB15 genome:
- a CDS encoding aspartate aminotransferase family protein: protein MAQSCANLLEQDKQIIAPLYGKADINFVKGEGSYLYDDQGNKYLDFVAGIAVNALGHQNQAIKDAVVEQMNHFNHISNLYPNYPQINLGKALLEITKFDKAFFCNSGTEANEGAIKFARKYFDRKGEKNRQKIITFVNSFHGRTYAALSATGQPAIREGFGSMPGDFVHVTWNDCAALKAEVDGNTCAIMLESLAAEGGVMTLSAEMVQTINSLQKEFGCLVIVDEVQAGVGRLGTFLGFEKYGLNPDLVSLAKGIGGGLPLGAVLLRQKIADQLKAGDHGTTFGGNPIACAAGLAVVKQIPGLLKNVAERSAQLKAGLAALVEKYSFAKEIRGEGLILGVALDESMPVGNIIAAARAEKLMVLSAKGNVLRMLPPLNVSAAECEEALAKLGKAFEAASKAVK from the coding sequence ATGGCACAATCTTGCGCTAACCTGCTCGAACAGGATAAACAAATTATCGCGCCGCTCTACGGCAAGGCAGACATCAACTTCGTGAAGGGCGAGGGCTCTTACCTCTACGACGACCAGGGCAACAAGTACCTGGACTTCGTGGCAGGCATCGCCGTGAACGCGCTCGGTCACCAGAACCAGGCGATTAAGGATGCGGTGGTGGAACAGATGAACCACTTCAACCACATCAGCAACCTTTACCCGAACTACCCGCAGATTAATCTCGGCAAGGCCCTCCTTGAAATCACCAAGTTCGATAAGGCCTTCTTCTGCAACTCCGGTACCGAAGCTAATGAAGGTGCAATTAAGTTTGCACGTAAGTACTTCGACCGGAAGGGCGAAAAGAATCGGCAGAAGATAATCACGTTCGTGAACAGTTTCCACGGAAGGACGTATGCCGCACTTTCTGCGACGGGTCAGCCGGCTATCCGCGAAGGCTTCGGCTCCATGCCGGGTGATTTTGTGCACGTCACGTGGAACGACTGCGCTGCCTTGAAGGCTGAAGTGGATGGCAATACCTGTGCCATCATGCTGGAATCGCTGGCTGCCGAAGGTGGCGTGATGACTCTCTCTGCCGAAATGGTGCAGACTATCAATAGCCTGCAGAAGGAATTCGGCTGCCTCGTCATCGTTGACGAAGTGCAGGCGGGTGTGGGCCGTCTCGGAACCTTCCTCGGTTTCGAAAAGTACGGCCTGAATCCGGACCTCGTTTCTTTGGCTAAGGGAATCGGCGGCGGTCTCCCGCTCGGTGCGGTGCTGCTGCGCCAGAAAATTGCCGACCAGCTCAAGGCCGGCGACCACGGAACTACATTCGGCGGTAACCCGATTGCATGCGCCGCAGGTCTCGCTGTCGTGAAGCAGATTCCGGGCCTGTTGAAGAATGTCGCCGAACGTTCCGCCCAGCTGAAGGCGGGTTTGGCGGCCCTTGTGGAAAAGTACAGCTTCGCCAAGGAAATCCGCGGTGAAGGCCTGATTCTCGGCGTGGCTCTCGACGAATCCATGCCGGTCGGTAACATCATCGCCGCCGCTCGCGCAGAAAAGCTCATGGTGCTTTCTGCCAAGGGTAACGTGCTGCGTATGCTTCCGCCGCTGAACGTGAGCGCCGCGGAATGCGAAGAGGCGCTTGCGAAA
- the argB gene encoding acetylglutamate kinase, producing the protein MKKVVVKIGGSLAIDEAKLADFVSAVSTLPGSGCQVAVVHGGGKDINENIALLKEQPTFIDGLRVTTPGIMKMVEMTLSGHVNKKLVRMLLNNGCGAVGISGVDANLFQVVKKQGKVDLGLVGEIKKVNPGIVTALWGAGFVPVVSPISIGPDANGNGVSWNVNADTAASELAVALEADQFVLVSDVPGVMDENKNVIPELSEADAEKLIEAGVISGGMIPKVRESFKSIRRGLKSIHIVGWKDAEHFGKQINGDLNYGTILR; encoded by the coding sequence ATGAAAAAAGTGGTTGTAAAAATTGGTGGCAGCCTGGCAATCGACGAAGCCAAGCTGGCTGATTTTGTGTCGGCAGTCTCTACCCTCCCCGGTAGTGGCTGTCAGGTTGCCGTGGTTCACGGCGGTGGCAAGGACATCAACGAGAATATCGCCTTGCTCAAGGAACAACCGACATTCATCGACGGCCTCCGAGTCACGACCCCCGGTATCATGAAGATGGTGGAGATGACCCTCTCTGGCCACGTGAACAAGAAGCTGGTGCGCATGCTCCTGAACAACGGTTGCGGTGCCGTCGGTATTTCGGGCGTAGATGCGAACCTGTTCCAGGTGGTCAAGAAGCAGGGCAAGGTGGACCTTGGCCTGGTGGGCGAAATCAAGAAGGTGAACCCGGGCATTGTGACCGCGCTCTGGGGTGCGGGGTTTGTTCCCGTGGTGAGCCCGATTTCAATCGGTCCAGATGCTAACGGCAACGGCGTGAGTTGGAACGTGAACGCCGACACGGCTGCATCTGAACTGGCTGTGGCGCTCGAAGCCGACCAGTTTGTGCTGGTGAGCGACGTGCCGGGCGTGATGGACGAAAACAAGAATGTAATTCCCGAACTGAGCGAAGCGGACGCCGAAAAGCTGATCGAGGCTGGCGTCATCTCCGGCGGTATGATTCCCAAAGTCCGCGAGAGTTTCAAGTCGATCCGACGAGGACTCAAGAGCATCCACATCGTGGGTTGGAAGGACGCGGAACACTTTGGCAAACAAATTAATGGAGATTTAAATTATGGCACAATCTTGCGCTAA
- a CDS encoding ferredoxin, with the protein MAITKVWLDESSDECVSCGACEATCDAVFSVPEKMQVKEGVDYSAYESEIKDAADSCPAGVIKYE; encoded by the coding sequence ATGGCAATCACGAAAGTTTGGCTGGACGAATCCAGTGACGAATGCGTCTCCTGCGGCGCTTGCGAAGCTACTTGCGACGCAGTGTTCAGCGTTCCCGAAAAAATGCAGGTGAAGGAAGGCGTTGACTATTCCGCTTACGAAAGCGAAATCAAGGACGCTGCTGACAGCTGCCCGGCCGGCGTTATCAAGTACGAGTAG
- a CDS encoding LamG domain-containing protein translates to MDTLFKYASGVALALFAAGLTSCSKSDETAGGVTDIGNSIASGIVVTEANQPVARARVVAYYDNWNKTSIEDSVVVEADDNGIFSLKFDSTRSVVLFAENGSESGLSRIQHSGAALVMVGHPRRLESSVAEAKSGYMRIVGRSEVAPVNSDGSFAFESMPVGEISLVYVESDQSQARFNFMTAVVGDTLKIPSLENKNEGWLTISDYHYYSGAAYGGIMVNVPDGISVPQDTATPEPVAPDTTAKDTSAVDTTEELAISLNLHMDGSDSVAKVYNNDGSVADSVNYVEGVSGKGILLKVGQFVEVGDIDPCAGDFTMSAWTKWSGYRGDGIYQLLFAEREDWVAGLSRFQLQYEFMTSSFVAVGDGMDLSGYGYAWLAKGNVERGGTLPMNEWSLLVLVNEGGKLYFYINGELVSNKAGVPFTPKKVAASLPFRIGGSEVPNDTWNGAIDEVKIESVARSAEWVKAEYEKYAK, encoded by the coding sequence GCGGCTGGTTTGACATCTTGTTCCAAGAGTGACGAAACTGCCGGTGGCGTGACCGATATCGGTAACTCCATTGCAAGCGGAATCGTGGTGACCGAGGCGAATCAACCCGTGGCCCGTGCCCGCGTGGTAGCCTATTACGACAACTGGAATAAAACCTCCATCGAAGATTCTGTGGTGGTGGAAGCCGACGACAACGGTATTTTCAGTTTGAAGTTTGACAGTACGCGCTCTGTGGTGCTGTTCGCCGAGAACGGTTCCGAATCAGGCCTTTCCCGTATTCAGCATAGTGGTGCAGCCCTCGTGATGGTCGGTCACCCGCGCAGACTCGAAAGCAGTGTTGCCGAGGCCAAGTCCGGTTACATGCGCATTGTGGGCCGTAGCGAAGTCGCTCCCGTCAATTCCGATGGTTCGTTTGCATTTGAATCCATGCCCGTGGGCGAAATCTCGCTGGTGTATGTGGAAAGCGATCAGTCACAGGCCCGTTTCAACTTCATGACGGCTGTCGTGGGCGACACTCTCAAGATTCCGTCTCTTGAAAACAAGAACGAAGGCTGGCTCACGATTTCGGATTACCATTACTATAGTGGCGCCGCTTACGGTGGCATTATGGTGAACGTGCCCGATGGTATCTCTGTTCCGCAAGATACCGCTACGCCGGAACCGGTGGCGCCTGACACTACTGCAAAAGATACTTCCGCTGTCGATACTACGGAAGAACTTGCGATTTCCTTGAACCTCCACATGGATGGCTCTGATAGTGTTGCTAAGGTCTATAACAATGACGGCTCGGTCGCCGATTCCGTGAACTACGTGGAAGGTGTGTCGGGCAAGGGCATTCTGCTCAAGGTTGGTCAGTTCGTCGAAGTGGGCGATATTGACCCCTGTGCAGGTGACTTTACCATGAGCGCATGGACCAAGTGGAGCGGTTACCGTGGCGATGGCATTTACCAGCTTCTCTTTGCAGAACGTGAAGACTGGGTTGCCGGATTGTCCAGGTTCCAGCTGCAGTATGAATTTATGACGAGTTCCTTTGTTGCTGTGGGCGATGGCATGGACTTGTCGGGCTATGGCTATGCATGGCTTGCCAAGGGCAATGTCGAACGTGGTGGCACGCTGCCTATGAATGAATGGTCGCTGCTGGTGCTCGTTAACGAAGGTGGCAAACTGTACTTCTACATTAACGGCGAACTCGTGAGCAACAAGGCCGGTGTTCCGTTTACGCCCAAGAAAGTTGCTGCCTCGCTGCCGTTCCGTATTGGCGGCTCCGAAGTGCCGAACGATACTTGGAATGGCGCCATCGACGAAGTTAAGATTGAATCGGTCGCCCGCTCCGCTGAATGGGTCAAAGCCGAATACGAAAAATACGCAAAGTAA